Proteins encoded together in one Urocitellus parryii isolate mUroPar1 chromosome 3, mUroPar1.hap1, whole genome shotgun sequence window:
- the Gpx4 gene encoding phospholipid hydroperoxide glutathione peroxidase GPX4 encodes MILGRLSRFSRLLKPALLCGALAAPGLAGTMCASHDDWRCCRSMHDFSAKDIDGHMVCLDKYKGFVCIVTNVATQUGKTDVNYTQLVDLHARYAECGLRILAFPCNQFGRQEPGTNEEIKEFAASYNVKFDMYSKICVNGEDAHPLWKWMKVQPKGRGMLGNAIKWNFTKFLIDKNGCVVKRYGPMEEPLVIEKDLPCYL; translated from the exons ATGATCCTGGGCCGCCTGAGCCGCTTTAGCCGCCTGCTGAAGCCAGCCCTTTTGTGCGGTGCCCTGGCTGCTCCCGGCTTGGCCGGTACCATG TGTGCGTCCCACGATGACTGGCGCTGCTGTCGCTCCATGCATGACTTCTCAGCCAAGGACATCGACGGGCATATGGTTTGCCTGGACAAGTACAA GGGCTTTGTGTGCATCGTCACCAATGTGGCCACCCAGTGAGGCAAAACCGACGTAAACTATACTCAGCTAGTCGACCTGCACGCCCGATATGCTGAGTGCGGTTTACGGATCCTGGCTTTTCCCTGCAACCAGTTTGGGAGGCAG GAGCCAGGGACCAACGAGGAGATCAAGGAGTTTGCCGCTAGCTATAATGTCAAATTCGACATGTACAGCAAGATCTGCGTGAACGGGGAGGATGCCCACCCGCTGTGGAAGTGGATGAAAGTCCAGCCCAAGGGGAGGGGCATGCTGGGAAA CGCCATCAAGTGGAACTTCACCAAG TTCCTCATAGACAAGAACGGCTGTGTGGTGAAGCGGTATGGTCCCATGGAGGAGCCCCTG GTGATAGAGAAGGACCTGCCCTGCTATCTCTAG